A window from Thermosipho africanus Ob7 encodes these proteins:
- a CDS encoding NAD(P)/FAD-dependent oxidoreductase: MQVGIIGAGPAGISAAVFLKRYGIDVALFEKKRIGGLINNAWRVENIPFFQPLPGKKIVENMKSYLELYNVNIIFEEVKEVYDKRIITEKDTYYFDYIIVASGTVPNRIEELEGKRVYYEFLDLPDNIESVAIYGAGDVAFDGAIQAKILRKNVHIFNRSNRIKALSRLVNIASSLGVIYHESEPIKIVENKENYVIIHTKKSVYKFDALLLATGRKVDLSFLKTDKVFLIGDVAHPNFRQASIAMGDGIKIAMKIIGEGKV; this comes from the coding sequence GTGCAAGTTGGAATAATTGGAGCGGGTCCTGCTGGAATTTCAGCTGCTGTTTTTTTGAAAAGATATGGAATAGATGTAGCATTGTTTGAAAAGAAAAGAATTGGTGGACTTATAAATAACGCATGGAGAGTTGAAAATATTCCATTTTTTCAGCCGTTACCTGGTAAAAAAATTGTTGAGAATATGAAATCATATTTGGAGCTTTATAACGTTAATATAATATTTGAAGAAGTGAAAGAGGTATACGATAAAAGGATTATAACTGAAAAAGATACGTATTATTTTGATTATATAATTGTTGCATCAGGAACGGTTCCAAACAGAATTGAGGAATTAGAAGGAAAAAGAGTATACTACGAATTTTTGGATTTACCGGATAATATTGAATCAGTTGCAATATATGGTGCGGGCGATGTAGCTTTTGATGGAGCAATACAAGCAAAAATTTTAAGGAAAAATGTTCATATTTTTAATAGATCAAATAGGATAAAAGCTCTTTCACGACTTGTTAATATTGCAAGTAGTTTGGGTGTAATATATCATGAAAGTGAGCCAATAAAAATCGTAGAAAACAAAGAAAATTATGTAATAATACATACAAAAAAGTCTGTTTACAAATTTGATGCTTTACTACTTGCAACAGGCAGAAAAGTAGATTTATCATTTTTAAAAACTGATAAAGTATTTTTAATAGGTGATGTTGCTCATCCAAATTTTAGACAGGCTTCGATAGCCATGGGTGATGGTATAAAAATTGCAATGAAAATCATCGGGGAGGGAAAGGTGTGA
- a CDS encoding magnesium transporter CorA family protein, which translates to MVKFYTMQENKIVEVEKFVPNSLIKVIDPSADEIHMLSSLLQFDPDFIYDSLDDDERARIELDDDTVLIILKIPKKFNGNSKIPYRTVSMGVIIGKNYTIFSSKEPVDFIDYMIENNKFDINKKSRMIFQIFLLNAKVFLSYLKEVNKTISIIEEELHRSMKNKELEEMMYLEKSLVYFTTSLRSNEIMMEKLLRGNIIKIYEEDKDVLEDAIIENRQAIEVSNIYSDILAGMMDSYASVISNNLNIVMKILTVVTILMQVPTIITSFYGMNVKLPLQNNPLAYVHIIFWSIGTILLTLAWFKRKKWL; encoded by the coding sequence ATGGTAAAATTTTACACAATGCAAGAAAATAAAATTGTGGAAGTAGAAAAATTCGTTCCAAATTCCCTTATTAAGGTAATTGACCCTTCCGCTGATGAAATTCACATGCTTTCAAGTCTTCTCCAATTTGATCCTGATTTTATATATGACTCCCTCGATGACGACGAAAGGGCCCGTATAGAATTAGACGACGATACTGTACTTATAATTTTAAAAATTCCCAAAAAATTTAATGGTAATTCAAAAATACCATACAGAACAGTTTCGATGGGGGTAATTATTGGAAAAAATTACACTATATTTTCCAGTAAAGAACCTGTGGACTTTATTGATTATATGATTGAAAATAATAAATTTGACATTAATAAAAAGAGTAGAATGATATTCCAGATATTCCTTTTAAATGCAAAAGTTTTTCTTTCATATTTAAAGGAAGTAAATAAAACTATTAGTATAATAGAAGAAGAACTTCATAGATCTATGAAAAATAAAGAACTTGAAGAAATGATGTACCTTGAAAAAAGCCTTGTTTATTTTACAACTTCACTCCGTTCAAACGAAATAATGATGGAAAAGCTTTTGCGAGGTAACATAATAAAAATATACGAAGAAGATAAAGATGTATTAGAGGATGCAATAATCGAAAATAGGCAAGCAATAGAAGTTTCAAATATATATAGTGATATCCTTGCTGGTATGATGGATTCATATGCTTCGGTTATTTCAAATAACTTAAATATAGTGATGAAAATTCTTACTGTAGTTACAATACTAATGCAAGTTCCAACAATAATAACAAGCTTTTACGGTATGAACGTAAAATTACCTCTTCAAAACAATCCACTAGCTTATGTACATATAATTTTTTGGTCTATTGGAACTATACTTTTGACACTTGCTTGGTTTAAAAGAAAAAAATGGTTATAA
- a CDS encoding aldose epimerase family protein codes for MFGKITKELFGKTQIGTPVFQYTLENQNGMIVKALNFGGIITNIWVKDKFGKYVDVVLGFDSLEEYEKLNHKYYFGAVIGRYANRIKNGQFKIDDTIYQLALNDGKNSLHGGIGGFHTKIFKTSTEITPYGPKLKLKYLSHDGEEGFPGNLLVNVIYTLTNNNELIIEYIAQTDKPTVVNLTQHSYFNLSGKGCIYDHKIQINADSYTPVDENLIPTGEIVPVENTPYDFKQPKTLGKMLEKIDYDVNFVLNKSKIAAVVSSLETGIKLEVSTTKPGIQLYTGNFLDNIIGKSGNVYKKHSGLCLETQYFPDSPNKKNFPNVILKKGDIYYHKTTFKFTVEQ; via the coding sequence ATGTTTGGAAAAATTACTAAAGAATTATTTGGAAAAACACAAATAGGAACTCCCGTATTTCAATATACATTGGAAAATCAAAATGGAATGATTGTAAAAGCCTTAAACTTTGGAGGAATAATTACTAACATATGGGTTAAAGATAAGTTTGGAAAATATGTTGATGTTGTCTTAGGTTTTGATAGTTTAGAAGAATACGAAAAACTAAATCATAAATATTATTTTGGCGCAGTTATCGGAAGATATGCAAATAGAATAAAAAATGGACAATTTAAAATTGATGATACAATATACCAGCTTGCACTAAACGATGGTAAAAATTCTTTACATGGGGGGATAGGGGGTTTTCATACTAAAATCTTTAAAACATCTACTGAAATTACTCCATATGGTCCAAAATTAAAGCTAAAATATCTAAGCCATGATGGCGAAGAAGGCTTTCCGGGGAATTTGCTAGTCAATGTAATATACACACTAACAAATAACAATGAACTTATCATCGAATACATTGCACAAACCGACAAACCTACAGTTGTTAATTTAACACAGCATAGTTATTTTAATTTATCAGGAAAAGGATGCATTTATGACCACAAAATTCAAATAAATGCAGATTCATACACTCCAGTAGATGAAAATTTGATACCTACAGGCGAAATTGTGCCTGTAGAAAATACCCCCTATGATTTTAAACAACCAAAAACTCTAGGAAAAATGCTAGAAAAAATTGATTATGACGTAAATTTTGTATTAAACAAGTCAAAAATTGCCGCAGTAGTTTCTTCTTTAGAAACCGGAATAAAATTGGAAGTATCAACAACAAAACCAGGAATCCAATTATACACGGGAAATTTCCTTGACAATATTATTGGAAAGTCCGGAAATGTATATAAAAAACATTCCGGACTTTGCCTTGAAACACAATATTTCCCTGACTCACCAAACAAAAAAAACTTTCCAAATGTAATACTAAAAAAAGGTGATATTTATTACCACAAAACAACATTTAAATTTACTGTTGAGCAGTAA
- the ltaE gene encoding low-specificity L-threonine aldolase — protein MEFIDLRSDTVTKPTDEMRKAMAYAEVGDDVYGDDPTVNKLEKLAAEILGKEAALFVPSGTFANQLALFTHCNRGDEVIIGDDYHIVQHEAGAAGIISGVQLRTIETDRGALIPEVVEKKIRKVDDIHYPKTGLICLENAHSNGRVIRLENYEKIRNIAEKYKVPIHLDGARIFNAATFLKIQASEIAKYADSVSFCLSKGLCAPVGSLLVGNKEFIEKARKKRKIMGGGLRQAGILAAAGIIALEKMIFRLEEDHENAKYLAQKLLNFDFIEIVEDVEINMVFFKINKQFEEEDFVKYLFENGIKINPSDDGIFRFVTHYWIKKKDIDYVIEKMEKYFTAQQ, from the coding sequence ATGGAGTTTATTGATTTGAGAAGTGATACTGTGACAAAGCCAACTGATGAAATGAGAAAAGCAATGGCTTATGCAGAAGTTGGTGATGATGTATATGGTGACGATCCTACAGTAAATAAACTTGAAAAACTTGCAGCTGAAATATTAGGAAAAGAAGCTGCATTGTTTGTTCCAAGTGGGACATTTGCAAATCAGCTAGCGCTTTTTACGCATTGTAATAGAGGCGATGAAGTAATAATTGGTGATGATTACCATATTGTTCAGCATGAAGCAGGTGCTGCTGGTATAATATCAGGAGTACAGCTTAGAACAATAGAAACGGATAGAGGAGCATTAATTCCAGAAGTAGTTGAAAAAAAGATAAGAAAAGTAGATGATATTCATTATCCTAAAACAGGTCTTATTTGTCTTGAGAATGCGCACTCTAATGGAAGAGTAATTAGACTTGAAAATTATGAAAAAATAAGAAATATTGCAGAGAAATATAAAGTTCCAATCCATCTTGATGGAGCGAGAATATTTAATGCTGCAACGTTTTTAAAAATTCAAGCAAGTGAAATTGCAAAATATGCTGATTCTGTAAGTTTTTGCCTTTCAAAAGGTTTGTGTGCACCGGTTGGATCACTACTTGTGGGAAATAAAGAATTTATTGAGAAAGCAAGAAAGAAAAGAAAAATAATGGGTGGAGGATTAAGACAAGCTGGAATTTTAGCAGCGGCAGGTATTATTGCTCTTGAAAAGATGATATTTAGACTAGAAGAAGACCATGAAAATGCAAAGTATCTTGCACAAAAGCTTTTAAATTTTGATTTTATTGAGATTGTAGAAGATGTAGAAATTAATATGGTATTTTTTAAGATAAATAAGCAATTTGAAGAGGAAGACTTTGTTAAGTACCTGTTTGAAAATGGTATAAAAATAAATCCGTCTGATGACGGAATATTTAGGTTTGTTACACATTATTGGATAAAAAAGAAGGATATTGACTATGTAATAGAAAAAATGGAGAAATATTTTACTGCTCAACAGTAA
- a CDS encoding radical SAM protein, whose amino-acid sequence MKILEKFGKEEIAYVYLGETSRGNLVEFVESIQPPIPRDEKWVLIVSTLNGCPVQCMMCDAGGFYKGKLTKEEILEQILYLVNTRYSKKVPVKKFKIQFARMGEPALNNEVLEVLKELPEILDAPGLLPSISTVAPIGTDDFFEELYEIKEKFYRSRFQLQFSIHSTDEKQRDKIIPIKKWNFEKIALYGEKFVREGDRKVTLNFALAKENIVDSKVIKSYFSPEKFLIKITPVNPTYSAIKNGLHSDIDLNNFMPVNHKNFVEELKEYGYDVLISIGELEENNIGSNCGQYVQKHLLEKQKIENAYNFVK is encoded by the coding sequence GTGAAAATTTTAGAAAAATTTGGAAAAGAAGAAATAGCATATGTTTATTTAGGAGAAACTTCAAGAGGAAATTTGGTTGAATTTGTTGAATCTATTCAACCACCTATTCCGAGAGATGAAAAATGGGTTTTAATTGTCTCAACGTTGAATGGTTGCCCAGTGCAATGTATGATGTGCGATGCAGGAGGTTTTTATAAAGGAAAGCTTACAAAAGAAGAGATTTTAGAACAAATTCTATACCTTGTAAATACAAGGTATAGTAAAAAAGTCCCAGTTAAAAAATTTAAAATACAATTTGCACGTATGGGAGAACCGGCTTTAAATAATGAAGTTTTAGAAGTTTTAAAAGAACTGCCTGAAATTTTGGACGCACCTGGCCTCTTACCATCAATTTCAACAGTTGCTCCAATTGGGACCGATGATTTTTTTGAAGAATTGTATGAAATAAAAGAAAAATTTTATAGAAGTAGATTTCAATTACAATTTTCAATACATAGTACTGATGAAAAGCAAAGAGATAAAATAATTCCTATTAAAAAATGGAATTTTGAAAAGATAGCATTGTATGGAGAAAAATTTGTTAGAGAAGGAGATAGAAAAGTAACACTTAATTTTGCACTTGCCAAAGAAAATATAGTTGATTCTAAAGTTATAAAAAGCTACTTTTCACCGGAAAAATTTTTAATTAAGATTACACCTGTTAACCCGACGTATTCAGCTATTAAAAATGGATTACATTCTGATATTGATTTAAATAATTTTATGCCAGTTAATCACAAAAATTTTGTAGAGGAATTAAAAGAATATGGTTATGATGTATTAATCAGTATAGGAGAGTTGGAGGAAAATAATATAGGGAGTAATTGTGGGCAATATGTTCAAAAACATTTATTGGAAAAACAAAAGATTGAGAATGCATATAATTTTGTAAAATAA
- a CDS encoding class II glutamine amidotransferase: MCRMFGFSFEKDKQINNLFKELQNMAKNGLKSPHSHGFGIYALTESNEVLYHKFEEPIYEKDISFPRLKIGIIHARKASPSYPIGFLQIHPFVDENGTAFCHNGTIHSLKRNNIFESDSYEYFLIVKDFKDLHDLSKRLKKFIKENEFTGINFLMIKRKKLYAFCYFNSDPDYYTMWYSKNIISSEKLGLDFKMVKKGELLIFENGKLIFKDVII, from the coding sequence ATGTGTAGAATGTTCGGATTTTCATTTGAAAAAGATAAACAAATCAATAATTTATTTAAAGAATTACAAAACATGGCGAAAAATGGCTTAAAAAGCCCTCATTCACATGGCTTTGGAATTTACGCACTTACTGAAAGTAATGAGGTATTGTACCACAAATTTGAAGAACCAATTTATGAAAAAGATATCTCTTTTCCTAGACTAAAGATTGGTATAATTCACGCAAGAAAAGCTTCTCCAAGTTATCCAATTGGTTTTCTTCAGATACACCCATTTGTTGATGAAAACGGCACAGCTTTCTGTCATAACGGAACGATACACTCATTAAAAAGAAATAACATCTTTGAAAGTGATAGCTATGAATATTTCTTAATAGTAAAAGATTTCAAAGATCTACATGATCTTTCTAAAAGATTGAAAAAATTTATTAAAGAAAATGAATTTACTGGCATCAACTTTTTGATGATCAAAAGAAAAAAGCTATATGCATTTTGTTATTTTAATAGTGATCCTGATTACTATACTATGTGGTATTCTAAAAATATAATTTCATCTGAAAAATTAGGCTTAGATTTTAAAATGGTTAAAAAAGGCGAACTTTTAATTTTTGAAAATGGAAAATTAATTTTCAAAGATGTTATTATTTAA
- a CDS encoding cysteine hydrolase, producing the protein MNFYKERKKHPLVLNVPALLIVDVQSYFTDRESSAYLDGIENIYENIKKLSERFLQKGYPVISTIHKGGALQMQRWWGNKVDEKWAKPYFKSNEYVYIIKDTYDAFYNTYLEKVLRLKNVTDIIITGVMTHLCCETTARSGFVRNFNVVMVEDALWDKDEFYHFLSLKSLAHGFAHICKTEEVLCKLE; encoded by the coding sequence ATGAATTTTTATAAAGAAAGAAAAAAGCATCCACTTGTTCTAAATGTGCCTGCATTGTTAATTGTTGATGTTCAAAGCTATTTTACTGATAGAGAAAGTTCTGCATATTTAGATGGGATTGAAAATATATATGAAAATATAAAAAAACTTTCAGAAAGATTTTTGCAAAAAGGATACCCTGTGATATCAACAATACACAAAGGTGGAGCTTTACAAATGCAGAGATGGTGGGGTAATAAAGTGGATGAAAAGTGGGCAAAACCTTATTTTAAGTCGAACGAATATGTGTATATAATAAAAGATACTTATGATGCTTTTTATAATACGTATCTTGAAAAAGTACTAAGGCTAAAAAATGTAACTGATATTATAATTACCGGAGTTATGACACACTTGTGTTGTGAGACAACTGCAAGAAGTGGTTTTGTAAGAAATTTTAATGTGGTAATGGTTGAAGATGCGCTTTGGGATAAAGATGAATTTTATCATTTTTTGTCCTTAAAATCTTTGGCACACGGTTTTGCACATATTTGTAAAACGGAGGAAGTATTGTGCAAGTTGGAATAA
- a CDS encoding metallophosphoesterase, which produces MWLILSDSHDNLHKAKEIERMIIKNNIKKIFHCGDFVAPFILPYFVKEEIEFYGVFGNNDGERLLLTQRSNGKIKVGPRDLTIDNYRILMMHEPFALEAAKSSNLYDFIFFGHTHEIYTEQTEKTLIINPGESSGWLTGKSSIILLEPKSKKLEVLYL; this is translated from the coding sequence ATGTGGCTAATTTTAAGTGATTCTCACGATAACTTACACAAAGCTAAAGAAATAGAAAGAATGATAATTAAAAATAACATAAAAAAGATATTTCATTGTGGTGATTTTGTAGCTCCGTTTATTTTACCATATTTTGTAAAAGAAGAAATAGAATTTTATGGAGTATTTGGTAACAATGATGGTGAAAGACTTCTTTTAACACAGAGATCAAACGGAAAAATAAAAGTTGGACCACGCGATCTTACAATAGATAATTATAGAATTTTAATGATGCATGAACCTTTTGCGTTAGAAGCAGCAAAATCAAGTAACTTGTATGATTTTATATTTTTCGGACACACACATGAAATATATACTGAACAAACAGAAAAAACTTTAATAATTAATCCCGGTGAATCTTCAGGATGGTTAACTGGAAAATCAAGTATAATACTTTTAGAACCAAAAAGTAAAAAATTAGAAGTTCTGTATCTTTGA